The genomic region GCGCCTGCCAGGCCGGAAGGACACCACCGTGGTTCATCCCCGGGGCGCGCTCTACTTCACCGCGCCCGAGGCCCTCTTCCTGGACGACGTGGACCCGCGCGCGGACCTCTTCTCCGTGGGGGCCGTGCTGCTGGAGCTGGCCACCGGGCGCAACCTCTACAACCGCCCCGACGTGCTGGAGTCCCGGCTGGGCAAGCGGCTGAAGAAGACGGACCGGGCGCGCATCGCCCGAGGGCTGGAAGCAGTCAAGGCCGCGGGACTGTCACTGGGGACCTACCGGGACGTGGCCCTCCAGGCAGCCACCTTCCAGCCCGAGGACGTCGAGCGTCTATCGGGAGGCTTGTCACCCCCGCTGCGAGGCCTCCTCCAGACGCTGTTGCGGAGGGCCCCGGCCGAGCGCCACGCCACGGCGAACGTGCTGGTGGTGGACCTGCGCGCGCTGCACGAACAGCAGGGCCCGTATTCGAACGCCGAGGCCGCGGAGGCCGTGCGCCGGGCACTGTCCGGCGCGGGGCGGAAGCTCATCGACTCCGAGCTGTGGGGCGACCTTCGCGCCGCCCTCGGCCCGGATGAAGTCAGCACCGGGCCCTGACGCTCAGGGCTTCCCGCGCCTCACCAGCGGCAGGCCAGCCTGGGAGTACGTCCGCTTCTCGCGCACGCGCCCGTCCACCCAGTGAAACACGTCCAGCCCGTACCAGCCGAAGTCCCGTCCATACAGCAGCCGGTACAGGAGCTGCTTCGGGCCGCCCGTCAGGGACACCTCGTGCTGGCAGCGCCAGCGCAGCACGACCTTGCCCGCGGGCACGTCCACCACCAGGTCCTCGGTGAGGAAGCGCATGGTGCCGAAGTCCCCGCGGAACTGCGCCTCGAAGGCGGCGCGCACCTCCGCGAGGCCCCGGCACTGCTTCCCGTCGAACGTCACGTAGAGCGCGTCCGGCTCGAAGTACGTCATCACCGCGTTCAAGTCATTGCGGTTGAACGCATCGGTGAAGGCCAGCACCCCCTCCTCCAAGGCGCGACGGCCGGCATCAGCGCCGGCCGCGGCAGGAGGGGACGCTGGCCCCTGGCTCACAGCTCCACCGGCGTCTTCTGGATGCGCCAGATCTCCTCGGCGTACTGCTTGATGGTGCGGTCCGAGGAGAAGATGCCGCCGCGGGCGACGTTGATGATGCACTTCTTCGCCCAGCCGTCGACGTCCTGGTAGGCGCGGACCACGTCCTCCTGCTTCGCCATGTACGACGGGAAGTCGGCGAGCACGAGGTAGCGATCCTCGTCGAGGAGGCTGTCCACCAGCGGCTTGAAGAGGTGCTTGTCCTCCGGCGAGAAGAAGCCCGTGGAGATGAGGTCCAGCGCCTCGCGCAGCTCCAGGTGCTGGTTGTACACGTCACGCGGGCGGTAGCCCTCGCGCTTGCGGGCGATGACCTCGTCCGCCGTGAGGCCGAAGAGGAAGAAGTTCTCGTCGCCCACCGCGTCGCGAATCTCCACGTTGGCGCCATCCAGCGTGCCCAGCGTCAGCGCGCCGTTGAGCATCAGCTTCATGTTGCCGGTGCCGGACGCCTCCATGCCCGCGGTCGAAATCTGCTCGGACACGTCGGCGGCGGGGATGATGCGCTCGGCCAGGCTCACCCGGTAGTTGGGGGCGAAGACGACCTGGAGGCCCGTGGTGCCCGCGTCGCTGTTGACCACCTCGGCGATGCCGTTGATGAGGCGGATGGTCAGCTTCGCCAGGTGGTAGCCCGGCGCCGCCTTGGCGCCGAAGATGAACGCTCGCGGGTGGATGATGGAGGACGGATCTCGCCGGGCCTTCATCCACAGCGCCACGATGTGGATGGCGTTGAGGAGCTGGCGCTTGTACTCGTGCAGACGCTTGATCTGCACGTCGAAGATGGCGTCCGGGTTGAGCTGCACCCAGCGCAAGTCGCGGATGTGCTGGGACAGGTCCACCTTGTTGGCGCGCTTCACCTCGCGGAAGGCGTTGCGGAACGCCGGGTCGTCGGCGTGCGGCTCCAGCTTTCGCAGCTGGTCCAGGTCCGTCGCCCAGCCCTCGCCGATGCGGGAGGTAATCAGCTTGGACAGACGCGGGTTGCACCACGCCAGCCAGCGGCGCGGCGTCACGCCGTTGGTCTTGTTGTTGAAGCGCTCCGGGAACATGGCGGCGTAGTCCGTCATCACGTCGCGCCGGAGCAGGTCCGTGTGCAGCGCGGCCACGCCGTTGACGCTGTGGCTGCCCACCACCGCGAGGTGGGCCATGCGGATCTTCTTCTCCGGGCCCTCCTCCACCAGGCTCATCCGCCGCATCTTCTCCTGGTCATACGGGTAGCGAATCTGGACCTGGCGCAGGAAGCGCTGGTTGATTTCGTAGATGATTTCCAGGTGGCGGGGCAGCAGCCGCTCGAAGAGCGTCGCCGGCCACTTCTCCATGGCCTCGGCCAGGAGCGTGTGGTTGGTGTAGCCGAACACAGACTGCGTGATTCCCCACGCCTCTTCCCAGAGCAGGCGCTTCTCGTCCACCAGCACGCGCATCAGCTCCGCCACGCCGATGGCCGGGTGCGTGTCGTTGAGCTGGATGGCCGCCTTGTTGGGGAAGTCCCTGAAGTCCGTGTGGTTCTTCAGGTAGCGCCGGACGATGTCGGCGATGGAGCAGGCGACGAAGAAGTACTGCTGCTTGAGGCGCAGCTCCTTGCCGGCCTGGAAGGCGTCGTTGGGGTAGAGGACCTTGGAGATGACCTCCGAGTCGTTCTTCTCCACCACGGAGCGCTCGTAGTCGCCCGCGTTGAACAGCAGCAGGTCGAACTCCTCGGAGGCGCGCGCCTGCCACAGCCGCAGGGTGTTGACGGTGTTGTTCTGGAAGCCGGCGATGGGTGTGTCGTACGGGACGCCAACCACCGTCTTGCCGCCCACCCAGCGGGCCACGGGCCGGCCATCCGGACCCTGGTGGTGCTCCACGCGCCCGAAGAAGCGCACCGGCACCGCCTTCTCCGGCCGGACGATTTCCCACGGGTTGCCGAACTTGAGCCACTCGTCGGCGCGCTCCACCTGGTAGCCGTCGACGATGTCCTGCGTGAAGATGCCGAACTCGTAGCGGATGCCGTACCCCATGCCGGGGTAGCCGAGCGTGGCCAGCGAGTCCATGAAGCACGCGGCGAGGCGCCCCAGGCCGCCGTTGCCCAGGCCGGCGTCGGGCTCCATCTCCAGCAGGTTGGTGAGGTCCACCCCAACCTCGCGCATCGCCTCGGCGGCGGCCTCGTGCATGCCCAGGTTGAGCAGGTTGTTGCCCAGGGCGCGACCCAGCAGGTACTCGGCGGACAGGTAGTACGCGCGCTTGACGTCGGCCTCGTAGTAGGTGCGCGCCGTCTTCACCCACCGGTCCGCGAGCCTGTCCCGCACCGCGAGTGAGAGGGCCATGAAGCGGTCATGCGCGGTGGAGGTCTCGTAGTTCTTGCCCCGCGAGTAGCGGACGTGGTCCAGGAAGGAGCGACGCATGCTGGTCGCATCGCGCCCGGTGCGGCCGCTGTCGTCGTTCGTGCCCGCCTGCGCGGTGCGGGGCTGCGTGACAGGGGTCTGCGTCCTGATGGGTTCAGCCATTGGGTAGGGAATCCTCCGGGAGACCTTCATTTATCGCGATTGGACCCACGGGCTCCACTGCCGTGTGGGGACTCTGGTACAAGACGCCTGCAAGGTCAGCGGGCCTGCACTCCTCAGCCTGGAGACTCTCCTCGATGCCCAGCGACAAGAGCGAACTTGCCCAGCGGATCGCACTGACGCGCTCCGAGCACACCGTGCGGGGCTTCATCTTCAACTCCCTGCTCGCCCTCGTCTCCGGGCGGGCGGGCAGCGAGGCCACGGCCCGGCTGGCCGAAGAGGTGAGGCTGAAGAGGCCCATCGACTTCTTCTCCTATCCGGCGGTGGACTTCCTGCGCCTGCTCTACGGCGCGGTAGACGTGCTGGAGCCGTACTACGGCTCCCTGGACGACACCTTCCGGGCCTGCGGGGCCGCCACCGTCTCCGGCTTCTTCGAGTCCCACGTGGGCAACACGCTGTCCAAGCTGGTGGGGCGGGGGGACCCGAAGCGGGCCTTCTCCAGCACCTCCACCGTCTACAAGACGCTGGTGAGCTACGGCTCCCACGACTGCGAGCCGCTCGAGGGGCGGCGGGTGAAGATTGTCTTCCGCGGGGACATGCAGCCCATGCTCTTCCACGAGGGCAGCCTGAGGGCCGCGCTGATGGCGGTGGGCGGGGGCCAGCAGAGCACGGTGGAGGGCACCGCCCGCGCGCTGGACCACGCGGAGTTCCTGGTGCGCTGGTAGTCGGCTCCGGGGCGAGGCCCCGGCCGCTCAGTCCCGCCGTCCGGCCCAGAAGAGGTTGGTGCCCGACTCGTCGCAGGTCAGCTCCATGGTGGCCAGCCGCCGCGCCGGGCCGCCCTCGCAGAGCGACTGGAACTCCTCCTGGCTCCGGTGCAGCACGCGCCAGTCCCCCACGTACTCCATGAAGGCCTGCCACGGGTTGGGGTGGTGGAGGTTGGTGAGGAGGACGCGCCCGCCGCGGGCCACCAGGGGCGCGAGGGCGTCCAGGAAGCGCTCGGCGACGTTGCCCTTCAGGTAGTCCAGCAGGCCTGCCACCACGAGGACGTCCTGGCCCTCCGGGTGTCGCAATTGCGACAGCAGCTCCTTGTGGCGCAGCACCTGGTAGGTGGACAGCTGGACGTAGTCCACCGTGGGCGGGGGCGGAAGGCCCGGGCCCGCGCGGCGGGTGAGCACCTGGAACTGGCGGCGGCAGTACTCCAGCGGCGCCGGGTCGAAGTCGCAGAGGGTGAAGTGGCCCGAGGCTCCCGCGGTGGCGTACTCGCGCAGCGTGTGCTCGGGGCCGCAGGCGAAGGACAGCACGCGCAGCGGGCGGCCCAGCTCCCGTTCGTGCTGGCGCAGGTGGCGCAGCAGCCAGGGCGGGCGGGCGCGGTGCGCGCGGGCGGGGCCGCAGTGCAGCGCGTAGCGGGACAGCAGGCGGGCGAAGGTGGAGACGCCCTCGTCCTGCTCGTTGAAGAGCATCTCCACCGTCAGGTAGTCGCCCGGGTAGCCCAGGGGCTTGTCCGCGGCGCGGCGGATGAAGGGGCACTGGAGGAAGAAAGGCTGTACGCGCGCGCGGTGGTGCTCCAGCGCGGCCTCGCGCTCCTCTTCGGAGAACAGGGCGTCCAGCTCCGTCAGCCGCGCGTAGGTGGCGTCCAGCCGCCCGGTGAAGGTGGGGAGGTGGCGCCGCAGCGCGTCCGCCTGCTCGTGTTGGATGGCGCGGCGCTGCTCCGGGTCTCTCGGGTAGCGCGCCAGCCGGTCCGGAAGGCCGTTCAGCAGCTCCTCGTCCAGGGCAAGGAGCTCGGCATGGAGCTGCTCCGACAGCGCGATGAACTCGGCGACGGAGGACATGGGGGGCGCCCCCTTGGGGCTAGGGCTGCGTGGGTGCGACAGGGGCGTTGGCGGCCTGACCGGCCACCGCGGCCACGGACACGGCTTCCATCTGCCCGGACAGCTCCTGCGCCTTCGCCAGGAAGTCCGGGAGCAGCGCCTTGGGCAGCGGGTCGGCGCGGGGGAACTGCTGGTTGAGCGGGTTGGCGTAGCCGCCGTTGCGCTTGAGGCCGAAGTGCAGGTGCGGCCCGGTGGAGCGGCCGGTGTTGCCCGAGTAGGCGATGACCTGCTTCTGCCGCACGCGCGAGCCGGCGCGCACGCCGTCACCGAAGCGCGACAGGTGCATGTACTGCGTCTCGAAGCCGTTGGCGTGGCGGATGACCACCATGTTGCCGGCGGCGCCCGAGTAGCCCGCCTGCGTCACCGTGCCGTCCGCCACCGCCCACACCGGGGTGCCGATGGGGGTGCCGTAGTCCACGCCGTTGTGGGCCTTGAGGTACTTGAGCACCGGGTGGAAGCGCGAGCCGAAGCGGCTGGTGACGTGGGCGTACTTGAGGGGGCTCTTGAGGAAGGTCTTCTTCGCGCTGGCGCCCTCCTCGTTGAAGAAGTTGGGCTGCCCGTCCGGCAGGACGTAGCGGAACACCTTCTTGTTGCCGACGAGGCCGCCCGCGTAGGTGGCCGCCAGCACCTCGCCGTAGCGCAGCACGCGGCCCTTGGAGACGAACTTCTCCACCAGCGCGCGCGCCTGGTCGCCCTTGCGCACGTCGCGGTAGAAGTCGATGTCCCAGGCGAACACGTCCGCCAGCACCATGCCGATGGCCGGGTCCTCGCCCGCGTCGACGGCGGCCTCGTACAGCGAGGTGTTGATGTCCAGCGAGACGACGGAGACCTGCTTCTCCACCTCGATTGCGCGCTTGCTGCCCACGTACTTCTCGCCGTCGCGGCGGACCTGCCACTCGTCCACCAGGCTCTGGCGGTAGTCGAAGAAGTCCAGCTCGCCGTCCCGGATGACGAGCCGGAACTGGTCGCCCACCCGCGACTTGCGGAAGTCGAACACTCCCTCCAGCGCGGAGATGACGGCCGTCACCTGTGCGTCCGGCAGCTGCGCGTCATGCAGCGCCGAGGCGAGCGTCTGGCGGGCCTCGATGCGGCGGTTCTTGATGCTGTAGCGGACGACGGCTTCGGAGCTGGAGGCCACCAGCAGGGCGGCCAGGCAGAGCAGGGGGGCGATTCTCATGGGGCGGGGCGAGTCTAGTGGACGCTCGCGCCCGCGCCCAACAGTCGGCCGGAGAATTCCCGCGCCCGCCTGCCCGGCAGCCCGGGAACCCCCTGGGTAGGGGCTCACCGGGCCGTTTTTCCTGAAGTTGTACCGCGAGGCTGAAGCGCCTGACGGACTAGAGGTCGACCTTCTTCTCCGAGTGGCTCGTCCCGTCGAAGCGGAGCATGGCGCCCTTGTTGTCGTACCGGGTGACGATGTTGACGGGGCGGCGCCACAGGGACTGGAGGTTGCGGAGCGTCTCGCGGGCGTAGTCGCCCTTGAGGTCCTGCCCGTCGTGCTTGTGCGCGAGGAGCAATTCGCCGCGGTTCTCGTGGTTGCCGTCCACCACCTCGATGATGGGCTGGCCGAAGTTGGTGAGGCCCTGGAGGAGCTTGCTCTTCACCTTGCGGAACTCGCGGTCCATGATTTCCCACGAGTTGCGCTTGTCGTTGAAGCCGTACACGAAGAGCTTCTGCTCCATCGCGAACTCGGGCGTCAGGAACGTGTCGATGAAGGTGATGTCGTTGTAGTGCTTGCGGACCTCGAAAATCTTTTCGCGGCCTGCGCCCAGCTTCTTGTCCCAGGAGCGGCGCGCGCGGAGGTCATCGCACTCGTCCCACTCCTTGCCGAACCGGCCCTTGTTCCACCGGTCCTCGATGTCCCGCCACAGCTCGATGCCGAGCTTGTACGGGTTGATGGCCCCGGGGCGCGTCCCCATGGTGCCGGAGTGGTGGTCCGCGTAGTCGATGATTTCATCGTCCCGGAGGGCCCGCCGCGTCATGATGGTGGAGTGCCAGTAGCTGGCCCACCCCTCGTTCATGATTTTCGTCTGGCCCTGGGGCGCGAAGTAGTGGGCCTCGTCGCGGAGGATGGCGAGGATGTCCGACTCCCATGGCTCCAGCGGGGCGTGCTCCAGGAGGAACATCAGCACGTCGCGCTGCGGGCGCTCGGGGAACTTCTTCGCGCGCAGCTTCTCGTCCTCCACGCGCTTGCGCTGCGAGTCCAGGAACTCGGAGGGGTTGATGAAGCCGCGCATGTACTCGCGGCCGACCTTGAAGCCCTCCACGCGCTCGTTGGCCTTGACCTCTTCCTCGGCCTTCTTCGGGTCCGGGTTGCGGCGGATGTGGGGCGCGTGCTGGTCGATGAGATTCTCCAGGCTCAGCGTCCGGTCGATGAAGTCCTCGACCTTCTCCACACCAATCTTGTCCACCCACCTGCGCACCCG from Pyxidicoccus trucidator harbors:
- a CDS encoding protein kinase domain-containing protein: MAGTRSPGSEGDVLLRDGDAIYELERDWGQDAHGVRRLLARRTQGGTNELRLLKWLALPEGTPPAPEVARARRLLEASVRLAGYLQHPSIARVYGLRTVPGALLVEEEYVPGLSLDDLVTVKLARGSAFPESFLVHVGLQVAVALAHAHARTDERGVPLGIIHRDLHPCGIRVRPDGQVKLTDFGLSWSRLPGRKDTTVVHPRGALYFTAPEALFLDDVDPRADLFSVGAVLLELATGRNLYNRPDVLESRLGKRLKKTDRARIARGLEAVKAAGLSLGTYRDVALQAATFQPEDVERLSGGLSPPLRGLLQTLLRRAPAERHATANVLVVDLRALHEQQGPYSNAEAAEAVRRALSGAGRKLIDSELWGDLRAALGPDEVSTGP
- a CDS encoding YybH family protein; protein product: MLAFTDAFNRNDLNAVMTYFEPDALYVTFDGKQCRGLAEVRAAFEAQFRGDFGTMRFLTEDLVVDVPAGKVVLRWRCQHEVSLTGGPKQLLYRLLYGRDFGWYGLDVFHWVDGRVREKRTYSQAGLPLVRRGKP
- a CDS encoding glycogen/starch/alpha-glucan phosphorylase, with amino-acid sequence MAEPIRTQTPVTQPRTAQAGTNDDSGRTGRDATSMRRSFLDHVRYSRGKNYETSTAHDRFMALSLAVRDRLADRWVKTARTYYEADVKRAYYLSAEYLLGRALGNNLLNLGMHEAAAEAMREVGVDLTNLLEMEPDAGLGNGGLGRLAACFMDSLATLGYPGMGYGIRYEFGIFTQDIVDGYQVERADEWLKFGNPWEIVRPEKAVPVRFFGRVEHHQGPDGRPVARWVGGKTVVGVPYDTPIAGFQNNTVNTLRLWQARASEEFDLLLFNAGDYERSVVEKNDSEVISKVLYPNDAFQAGKELRLKQQYFFVACSIADIVRRYLKNHTDFRDFPNKAAIQLNDTHPAIGVAELMRVLVDEKRLLWEEAWGITQSVFGYTNHTLLAEAMEKWPATLFERLLPRHLEIIYEINQRFLRQVQIRYPYDQEKMRRMSLVEEGPEKKIRMAHLAVVGSHSVNGVAALHTDLLRRDVMTDYAAMFPERFNNKTNGVTPRRWLAWCNPRLSKLITSRIGEGWATDLDQLRKLEPHADDPAFRNAFREVKRANKVDLSQHIRDLRWVQLNPDAIFDVQIKRLHEYKRQLLNAIHIVALWMKARRDPSSIIHPRAFIFGAKAAPGYHLAKLTIRLINGIAEVVNSDAGTTGLQVVFAPNYRVSLAERIIPAADVSEQISTAGMEASGTGNMKLMLNGALTLGTLDGANVEIRDAVGDENFFLFGLTADEVIARKREGYRPRDVYNQHLELREALDLISTGFFSPEDKHLFKPLVDSLLDEDRYLVLADFPSYMAKQEDVVRAYQDVDGWAKKCIINVARGGIFSSDRTIKQYAEEIWRIQKTPVEL
- a CDS encoding TIGR02265 family protein; this encodes MPSDKSELAQRIALTRSEHTVRGFIFNSLLALVSGRAGSEATARLAEEVRLKRPIDFFSYPAVDFLRLLYGAVDVLEPYYGSLDDTFRACGAATVSGFFESHVGNTLSKLVGRGDPKRAFSSTSTVYKTLVSYGSHDCEPLEGRRVKIVFRGDMQPMLFHEGSLRAALMAVGGGQQSTVEGTARALDHAEFLVRW
- a CDS encoding class I SAM-dependent methyltransferase; the protein is MSSVAEFIALSEQLHAELLALDEELLNGLPDRLARYPRDPEQRRAIQHEQADALRRHLPTFTGRLDATYARLTELDALFSEEEREAALEHHRARVQPFFLQCPFIRRAADKPLGYPGDYLTVEMLFNEQDEGVSTFARLLSRYALHCGPARAHRARPPWLLRHLRQHERELGRPLRVLSFACGPEHTLREYATAGASGHFTLCDFDPAPLEYCRRQFQVLTRRAGPGLPPPPTVDYVQLSTYQVLRHKELLSQLRHPEGQDVLVVAGLLDYLKGNVAERFLDALAPLVARGGRVLLTNLHHPNPWQAFMEYVGDWRVLHRSQEEFQSLCEGGPARRLATMELTCDESGTNLFWAGRRD
- a CDS encoding M23 family metallopeptidase, with the protein product MRIAPLLCLAALLVASSSEAVVRYSIKNRRIEARQTLASALHDAQLPDAQVTAVISALEGVFDFRKSRVGDQFRLVIRDGELDFFDYRQSLVDEWQVRRDGEKYVGSKRAIEVEKQVSVVSLDINTSLYEAAVDAGEDPAIGMVLADVFAWDIDFYRDVRKGDQARALVEKFVSKGRVLRYGEVLAATYAGGLVGNKKVFRYVLPDGQPNFFNEEGASAKKTFLKSPLKYAHVTSRFGSRFHPVLKYLKAHNGVDYGTPIGTPVWAVADGTVTQAGYSGAAGNMVVIRHANGFETQYMHLSRFGDGVRAGSRVRQKQVIAYSGNTGRSTGPHLHFGLKRNGGYANPLNQQFPRADPLPKALLPDFLAKAQELSGQMEAVSVAAVAGQAANAPVAPTQP
- a CDS encoding SpoVR family protein — translated: MPKSLTPRLAALRDEIHGYAKEFGLDFFDTIFEMVSYDEMNMVAAYGGFPTRYPHWRWGMEYEQLAKGYEYGLSKIYELVINNDPCYAYLMESNPEVDQKLVMAHVYGHCDFFKNNFSFRHTNRRMIDDMANHATRVRRWVDKIGVEKVEDFIDRTLSLENLIDQHAPHIRRNPDPKKAEEEVKANERVEGFKVGREYMRGFINPSEFLDSQRKRVEDEKLRAKKFPERPQRDVLMFLLEHAPLEPWESDILAILRDEAHYFAPQGQTKIMNEGWASYWHSTIMTRRALRDDEIIDYADHHSGTMGTRPGAINPYKLGIELWRDIEDRWNKGRFGKEWDECDDLRARRSWDKKLGAGREKIFEVRKHYNDITFIDTFLTPEFAMEQKLFVYGFNDKRNSWEIMDREFRKVKSKLLQGLTNFGQPIIEVVDGNHENRGELLLAHKHDGQDLKGDYARETLRNLQSLWRRPVNIVTRYDNKGAMLRFDGTSHSEKKVDL